From the Streptomyces sp. Tu 2975 genome, one window contains:
- a CDS encoding urease accessory protein UreD has product MSVHATARIVADRTGLPVLTSDGPLALRRTRSTGPRLRVTLVGAMSAPLGGDRLAVEAEVHEGARLTVDSAAATIALPGADRRHARYDTTLEVAEDAELHRTPQQLISAHGSDLRMHTRVRLAATARLVLREEQILGRYGEQPGTLITRLTVHRAGGPLLDTGFSYGPGAPGGWDGPAVLAGHRAVGQLLVVDPAYEDKPPETVSLGPTAVLTPLAGPGALVTALAVDALALRRVLDGALEHLLGSP; this is encoded by the coding sequence ATGAGCGTCCACGCGACGGCCCGGATCGTCGCCGACCGCACGGGTCTGCCGGTCCTCACGAGCGACGGGCCGCTGGCGCTGCGCCGCACCCGCTCCACCGGACCACGACTGCGGGTGACCCTCGTCGGCGCCATGAGCGCACCCCTCGGCGGTGACCGGCTCGCCGTCGAGGCCGAGGTGCACGAGGGCGCCCGCCTCACCGTCGACTCGGCCGCCGCGACCATCGCCCTGCCCGGCGCCGACAGGCGGCATGCCCGGTACGACACCACGCTGGAGGTCGCAGAGGACGCCGAACTGCATCGGACACCGCAGCAGTTGATCTCCGCACACGGGAGCGACCTGCGTATGCACACCCGCGTCCGGCTCGCCGCCACAGCACGGCTGGTGCTGCGGGAGGAACAGATCCTCGGCCGGTACGGCGAGCAGCCGGGCACCCTCATCACCCGGCTCACCGTCCACCGCGCCGGCGGCCCCCTGCTGGACACCGGGTTCTCCTACGGCCCCGGCGCTCCGGGCGGCTGGGACGGGCCCGCCGTGCTCGCCGGCCACCGGGCGGTCGGCCAACTCCTCGTCGTCGACCCGGCGTACGAGGACAAGCCGCCGGAGACGGTGTCCCTGGGCCCCACCGCGGTGCTCACCCCGCTCGCCGGACCCGGCGCACTGGTCACCGCGCTCGCGGTGGACGCCCTCGCCCTGCGGCGCGTGCTCGACGGCGCTCTGGAACACCTGCTCGGCAGCCCGTGA